The nucleotide sequence cAGGATTATGAAATACTACAACAGAATTTTTAAGTGGTGAAATTTTTTTTCATTagctgtatgtatacatatatttgtatatactGTGAGGAAAATAAGTTCTGGCAACTGGCATAAGATGGCAGCTTAATGACGACTCTCATGTGTAGAATGCTTAGGTGTGATTTTATCCACAGACtttaacagtgtaaaaatcttgatggttctttgTGTTTTGCCTATTCAAATTGatctttattttgatttttattgTGATTGGCTGGGCCGTTCTACAGCTTGGGTTTCTTTTTCTGAAACCATATGAGTTTCTTTGGCTGTGTTTAGAATCACTGTCTTgtaaatgtccaccctggtttcatctttatcatcctgataatgtagatgcaAGACAGAGGTTTGCTGAATAacaactgagagatttcagctgctgtctgggagttcactgcctttttacatctccctttcttcatgCGTTCAACACTTTTCTCCTggataacttaatttgtaaactagatttgtttccttttttatatgtatttatttgtttgttatcaACAGCTGGTGAAAATTGTAATGTCAACAGCAACTTAGAAATAGCAAATTAGAAAtatgtaaattataataaaaattagaaatatgttttctgataaAAATAGTGATTAGTTGGATACTAACTTccccaactatatatatatatatatatatatatatatatatatatatatatatatatatatatatatatatatatatatatagtaatgaaAACATGAACTTTATCAATATTCGTGATCAATATTTGTGAAAAAGTGTTAACTGCCATGAAAATAATGTCCCAATGCACAAAACAGTCTAAAAAAGGCATCATTTCCTTTCAGCAAATCATGATTTCTCAtctctttgtttttattctgagaTGAAATGCAGCCCCAACATGTTCTTGACAGGCTTTGTGGGATTTGCTTTTGAGTGCAACTAGAACACAAAAAAAGCACACTTACAGAAAAACTGAGAAAGTTCATGGAGCAGCTGTCATTGAGTAACTAAAATTAGTCGCAGGCACATTCTTGCATTGTAAATTATCAATGTTAGTAATTTCACAGTTTAAGGTCCTCAGCACGGGCAGTTACTCTTGGGGTCTGGTTGATGCGTCAGCCTTACTCTGCCATCTTCTCTCTCCACATCTCTGTAAATCAGGGACTTTTGGGCTTTTAGACGACATGCCAGGCACATGAAAATGGAGTCCACGTTCTGGCTCTCCTTGGGATCTTTGGCTGATGTTTCAAACAGTAGCATGTTATAGGCATCGGCAAACTTGAGGGCAGTGTTGGAAGGCACCTGGATCTGGTCAACTAGATCACATTTGTTGCCCACCAAAACACGAGGCACTGCCGATGACACCCCGTGACCGTTGCACTCCTGAATCCAGGTTTTTAGGTTTTGGAATGAGGCCATCTTAGTGACGTCgtacacaaaaacaacagcatgCACATTGCGGTAGTAGTGCTCAACCATGCTCTTTCGAAAGCGCTCCTGGCCTGCTGTGTCCCATACTTGTACCTGTTAAgagaaaaaacaagacaaaaacaaacatcaGCACTAAAGAAAAGTGACTCTGACAGctaagaaatacatttatttaatttataaaaataattatttatgaattgatctttaaaaataaaaactttaaccaTTCATAGGTATTAAGTATACATTCTGAAGATTTCCGTTCAAATCTTTGACCTTATTTTTACATAACTTTTAACGTCATGTAaaagaaaaatcatgaaaaaataaTCACCTCTGCAATATTTACAGTTAGGGATTTTTCAGACTATTTattccaaagcaacttacaatttTTCTTATACAAGCTTTTGCTACATAAGACAGATATAAAAATTgctcaaaataataattaataatttattaaaatacaaatacattagGGCtaaatgatattggaaaaatctgatattacgatttttctgcaataaatattgtgatacgAACACAGTTTCACAAGATTATCAGTTCTATTTTGcaattttctggggagtctaacaatATTTAGGTGCAGTAATACCAGTGCAAGAAAATAGTTTTCTTAATTTGCATTTTCTCGTTTCTAGTACAAATAacgatttttttttatagttcaaGTACAAATACTGTTTTATTCTCACCTTCTtaagaaataacaaaaaagttttttatttacaaCGAGCAAAATGATCTGCCATTAAggtgagtaaaataatcttgttttcacttcgaaatgtagatatttggtctagaaacaagacaaaaaaattgaagcaaaaaaaaaaaacatttgcataaatTGTTACTTACAAACACCAAAAttttttgtgcccaaatgttttaaactctcctGAAATGCTTGGTCATAGGCCTTAAAATcacaagcaaatgataatgtgtatgtatatatgattgtatgtatgtatgtatgtatgtatatcgAATGTAgtcgaaattattagcctccatttgaaatttttcttcttttttaagtatttcccaaatgatatttaacagagcaaggaaattttcactgtatgtcttatttgttttatttcggctagaataaaaacaataatattagcacctttaagctatatatatattttatcgatagtctacagaacaaattagcctatcatacaataacttgcctaattaccctaacctgcctagttgacctaattaacctagttaagcctttaaatgtcactttaagctttataaaagtgtcttgaaaaatatctagtcaaatattatttactgtcatcatggcaaatataaaataaatcatttattagcaatgagttattaaaactattatgtttagaaatgtgttgaaaaattcttctctccattaaacaaaaattggtaaaaacaataaacaggtggggctaataattctgacttcaactgtatatttatatatgtgtgtgcgtgtgagtatacatttgaagtcagaattaatagcccccctttgaattattatcattattattatttttaatttttaaatatttcctttagaatgtttaacagagcaatggcatttttacagtgtgtctgataatatttttttcttctgaagaaagtcttgtttgttttattttggctagaataaaagcagtttttaattttttttaaacaccattttaaggtcaacattattagcccctttaagctatgtatattttttcgatagtctaaagaacaaaccatcattatgcaataactaccctaataactaattaccctaacctgcccagttaacctaattaactacttaagcctttaaatgtcactttaagctgtatagaagtgtcttgaaaaatatctagttaaatattatttactttcatcatagcaaagataaaattaataagttattagaaatgagttattaaaaataatgtgttgaaaaatgtgttgaaaaaaaaacttttctccgataaacagaaattggggaaaaaaataagcaggtgggctaataattctgacttcaactgtatatattcatttACATCTTATATgctcatacatttttataaccTTTTATATACCAGGTTGACAACCATTTGTTGATAGACCAGCATAAGGTGCATCTATAACTTTATGATACATTAACTTTTATCTGATAATAACATTTTGGTGCAGCTGATGGGGAGTTTGGAAAAGGTAATGACCATCTTTTACGAAGTAAAAACCAGTTACCATTTACCAAAACATTACATTACCATCCTAAGCAACAATAAAGAGCAGGTGTGACCAAAGCACtcgcatttttgtttttaattttccaCATGACATGTAATTTGACTCGCCTGTAATGGAAACTATAAACTAGGCTATGTTTTTGACGCTGCATGCGATCAAAGAAACAGTAATGGTAGATATTAACGTTACTCAGAATGTAAACATTGAGCTTCCTCGTGATGCTGCTGTCACTGAAACACACAATACAATCGTAATACAACGAGATGTCGGCCTTCAGGGCGAGAGCAACCCCTTCTATAAATCCCACCTTTATTTTCTCGCCCTCGATCTCCACCGCTTTCTCCCTGAAATCCACGCCGATGGTGGCTTCAGTTTTGCACGGGAAGGCTCCGCCGGTGAAGCGGAAGGTTAAACAGGTCTTTCCCACATTTGAGTCCCCGATGACAATGATTTTAAAAATCCGCGTCTGCACGCTGTGATCCAGAGACGTGCTCAGGTCTAGTGACGACGTGAGGTTGGCATGGCGTGAGTTGGCAGTTCCGTCTCTGTTTTCTGAGAATTCATTTGCCATAACGGTGAAATGATGTGCCGAGCCTGGTGTTCACTGGTCCGgcggtgatgatggtggtggtagTGATGGGGGAAGGGATAGCAGATCCACTCCCTTTGCAGATGCAGGGAGTTTACATAGCCCGACAAGTGTTTGCCAACTGATGTAGttgatttaagcaattaaaagggaaattaaaactaaactaaattctccccttaaataaacaaaacaacatgacatttaaagggatagttccctctaaaaaaacaattatttaggCTATTGGTTCGTTTTTGTTGTCAAATAGGCTACTTGAATGAAGAATTTATTGCAGTAAAAAGGCTATAAAATGAAGTTTTCGAAGAATATTCACCTCTTTTTAAGACAAAAATCAATTCAACAAAGCACCAATAAGAATCTAAAACTGCTGTTTCTTTTAAAATCTTTTGAGAAACAGAAAACATATTACATATAAATCTCTGGTACATTtgaaaattcttaaataaagcattttataGAAGTTAATGTTTTTGAAAGTGAAATTTCTAAAAGCATGAAAAATAATCTTATGATAAATTGTTTACCCCGCTGCAGAAAATTATGTAGCTGCTTTAAGtaaaaattaacttaattttaagCAAGAATATTTTCTTATATTGTCAATATTTGCAatagaaaaaggaaaaaactctaagaaatatatattattttgcacTGTGGAAGACCATGAAAGCCCCAGATAATATTGTAGCATAATCGattaaaaatttaaactgctcTTATTAAGATGCTTGTAAAGTTAAACAACAGGGGTCATCCCcctcccagtgtttgtgtgggtttcctccgggtgctccggtttcccccacagtccaaagacttgcgctataggggaattgagtaaactaacttggctgtagtgtatgtgtgtgaattcaagagtgtatgggtgtttcccagtgctgggttgcagcggaaagggcatctgttgtgtaaaacatatgctggataagttggtggttcattccgctgtggcaactcctgatgaataaaggggaaaattaatgaatgaattatctgatgcattttaaaGTTACACATTAAAGgacaattattattttgtaaaggCACTGACATATTTGCACTCTTGCACTCATATTTGCATATTTGATATGTCAAATTCAGAATGAACTGGTTAATcatatgaatttttattttttttttagcttttgggAGGGCTGCTCTAGCTGAATCTGAGGACGTTtcataattgattaaataaactgaaacaacACTGAACTGATCTCTATAACGATATTGTCTTCAGTTGAAATTGAAGGTATTTCATAACTGATGAAATTTAAATGTAgcagtgttattttttttctgtcaattaAAGCTTGTTTGAAGagtctgtatttttttatgttgctacactaccggtcaaaagtttggggtcagtaggatttttaactgttttaaaaataagattCTCCTGGTTCACAAGGCtgaatttatttcatcaaaaatgcagaacaaattgtaaaaatgtgaaatgttattgcactataaaacgactgttcaaaagtagtttatcatttaactgAATAATTCATttaagtgattttaatgatgaatattAAGCTTCATTAcatcagtcttcagagtcacatgatccttcagaaatcacactattattattattattattattttattattattattattaatgatatagtaataaaagcaataatgactggagtaataattttatttgaaactacatacaataattaagaaataaaaattttaataaattattacaactttaacaatttaacatttttttacatttaacaaatgccgccttgatgaacagaatcattttctttaaaaaaaaaaacctgaccccacatttttgaccggtagtgtatataaacatataaacaggGATGTGTATATAAACAGTGGTTTGGCTTGgttttaaaaacttaaacaaaaagacaaataaaatatcATCATTTATTTGCCTATTTTGGCAGTAAGGATCTTACAtacctgtttatatatatatatatatatatatatatatatatatatatatatatatatatatatatatatatatatatatatatatatatatataattactacATGATGCCATATCAGATTTCTATGGGTGTACAGCTTCCACAAGGCAACATTTGTATCACGATACATGACCACATTCAACTCTGACAAGCCATTCTAAAAAAATCATCATACAGAATACATCTGAAAAATTACAGACACTCTGGAATGTTTTATGTACAATACAATTTATGTGCGTATATATGTGAATGGTTCTGTTTTATCTGtggaatatataaatatgtacaaacaaatattttcataaatTAAATACACAATACTGAAGAAATCTCATCCTTGGGTCGCTGAATGGGCAGATCCAAATTAACAGCCATTGTTGTTGGAAAAGTACTCTTTAACAACATTGCTGGGGGTATTGTAAATGCAGTTTATTTTAGAAAGCTACCTGTTCATTTCTGTTAATTGTTAAGCTCAATGCTACTTGGCTGCAGGGATTTCAGCATGTTGCTCAAATCACTTGAAGGTATGTTGCTTTGAAGTCTGTTCCCAAGGCATTTCTAGCATTACATTTATAAATCCCTGAGTTCAAGAGACCTGGGTCCTGAATGACCAAACTTCCCTCCTCAGTCATGTGAATTCCACCTGGTGTTGTGAAGCGATTAGGTACAAGTGTGGTACGTCCAGGAAGAGTCCAAGAAATATCTGGTTTAGGTATGCCAGCAGCAATACAGTTCAAAACCACAGGAGAGCCCTTGTTAACTCTAGTTATTGAAGGTGGAGCGTGAGTGATTTGAGGCGGAAACACCATGATACTGACTGGATATGACAAGGTTGATAATCcaaatgtatttttggctttgCAGGTATATGTTCCTCTGTCAAGTTTGGAAGTTTCTTTTATCTGAAGTGTGCCATTAGATAAATACACTACTCTTCCAATAGCCTGAGGCTTGTCTAAGACCAGGCCATTAGGAAGAGTCCAGGTAATTGTTGCCTGTGGATAACCATCAGCATTGCATGGCATATTTAGTGTCTGCCCAAATGAAATTTTCATTGTAGCAGCTGTACTTCTTATCTGAGGCTTTTGTCCAAGTTCTAAAGAATAGCGCTTTTCTGCTTGTCCAGCAACATTTTTGGCCAGGCATCGATATACACCTTTGTCAATGACACCTGGCTGCATAACGTGTAAAGTCCCGTTTTCCAAGTAGTGAGTGAACCGATGAAGCTTCATTCCTGGATTCAGCACTGTTCCACTGGGTAGAATCCAGAGAATCTCTGGCTTTGGTCTTCCTGTTGCACGACATTCCAGAAAGATGTCATCTCCATCTGGTTTGAGAGGAAGAACCTCAATGTTTGGCACCGTAAAACTCGGCTTTTCAGCAAGTGATGCAACTTCCAGGTCAACCACCAGGCTTGCTTCCCCCAAGTAATTCTTGGCTATGCACAGAAACCGACCTTCATCGGTCTTTCGAATGCCCCTCAATTCAAGAGTTCCGTTTCTGTGGACTTGGAACCTCCCTCC is from Danio rerio strain Tuebingen ecotype United States chromosome 14, GRCz12tu, whole genome shotgun sequence and encodes:
- the rab33a gene encoding ras-related protein Rab-33A codes for the protein MANEFSENRDGTANSRHANLTSSLDLSTSLDHSVQTRIFKIIVIGDSNVGKTCLTFRFTGGAFPCKTEATIGVDFREKAVEIEGEKIKVQVWDTAGQERFRKSMVEHYYRNVHAVVFVYDVTKMASFQNLKTWIQECNGHGVSSAVPRVLVGNKCDLVDQIQVPSNTALKFADAYNMLLFETSAKDPKESQNVDSIFMCLACRLKAQKSLIYRDVEREDGRVRLTHQPDPKSNCPC